From the Coffea eugenioides isolate CCC68of chromosome 1, Ceug_1.0, whole genome shotgun sequence genome, the window tcacaaattttctGTCCAAAGTCCTCGTTTTCAGTCCAAAGTCATCGTTCAGAAAAGTTGAGGAACAATCAATTTTGTTTCTAACATAATGACCAAGACTTAATACGTATTTTTGAAGGTCACCTCACCAGAGTCCAGTATGGAATCTTGGAGGAATTTTCCCAGGCCTCCCACTCATTCCAACATTATCAAATGAAGGGCAACACTCTGtccttgaagagtttcttcaaTCATAAGTCATGACTACTACTTTGATAGATCTTCCTTTTTGTTAGAAATTCTGTACTTTCCAAGATTACTCAACTTGGAAATTTATCTGGTGGCCTTCGaactattcttttttctttttaaatcttGTTTAATGTCCAAATGTGAAAACTCATCATTTTGATTAATCTTTGAACTTTGGTGAATTAGTCTTGATCATTGCTCTTTAGATTCTACTACGTTTCCCACCAAGGCTAAGAAAAGATGCCTTGGTTGAGTTGCAATGAATCTCCAATTCCCAGTACCCgttgcatgattttttttttttttttgctgactAATTTGCATAAAAGATTTTCTAAATTTCCAAGTTTAGTTTTCTTTGCTTCTTAAGCTACTAACTAATTCTTTATTTATGACTCTTGAACTATAAAGCAACCTTTGCCAgtatttttgtaaaataacaTGGTTACTAATTTAGGCAATCTCTCTACATGGAAACAATATCTTAAATACAGAATTAATAGGTGCAACCGTGCAAGTACCGTAAGACATGAAAAACTATATCAAGTAAAAACCAATCTTAACTTAACCAAATAATTTATCTAAAACTAATGGCTGTTCTTTTGCTTTTAGTCTGGTcaacaaaaaatggaaaaaattttCGCGATCAAAGTTTACTGCTAATGCCATATGCAAAAATTATGTGGTCAGTAATTGGCCTATAATTCCTAACAAAGTTTACACTGTAAGTGCAACATCAGTAAAACGTATGTCAGGTTCACCTGAAGGAGGCTTGAACTGGGGTGCACCAATCTCAAACATGCTGCAAAGTGGAgaaaaactttgttaatttgttCCTGTGAGTTTCATAGCCAACGTCCAACATCATAATTCTCACTGTTTTTctttacaaaataaaattgaaaggcAAAATAAACACCTCGCTGATTCTAATTAAATTACCTCAATAAGTTACTCTCTGAAAGTTGACTTTAGTAGAATGCAGAAGCCATATAGTTTACGGGCTTATGGAATACTACTTGTATATAAAGAGCAAAATTTATCTCAAACGTATTACTTACGTTTTACTCATAACTTCCGATGAAGTAATACGTTTTAGggttaaatgaagaaaattccCATGAACTATTACACTAGTTGCACTTTATACTCTAAACTATTTTAATAGGCACTTTACACCTTTAATCAACTAgaaaataataagaaaattaAATCCATCCAAATAATTGATGAAATGATCAATTTATCCTCCATTAAAAACTTATAAGTGACAATAATACTTTTTTGATAGAAAAAATTGTCACTTTAAATGGATTAATTTTCACTTCATAATAAAATTCTAATTAAAAACATATAACGATAAAATATATGATCAATTTGAAtgacaattaaaacaaaagaagtaggaaaaaaagaagaaagggaatAAATTCAATTCAAGAATCTCAACAACCCTATTTTAATATATATTCCAAGTTAGCCTAGGTAAGAAAAGATTGTTATCAAGGAAAAGTCAATAATTTAGGTGTTTTTTTTAAACTTCTAAATCCAATGTTTCTGTTACTAATATGTAGGTTTTAATTTCGGTTCAGTATTGAATCTTTGTTGTAATTATTGTGCTAAATTCATATGAAATTTTTTGGGTTCTACTCCAATTTATTCTTGTGAAGATTTCAAGTGAAATTTTGTTGATTATATGAAGTTTTGGCATTATTATACGTTGAAAAAAAGtatgagattttaaaaattgtaACAATAATTACTCAATATTTCCATATTTTGCCTCCATTTTGGCTCAAATAGTCTTAATTCTTATTCAAAGCGAAGCAGTATATTCTTTTTTATGTGTTAAAATTAGACTTTTTGTTATAACGTAAAAATTAGTCTATTTAGGGTAGTAATCTTTCCCACCAAAGTGCTATTTTTGCCACTTAAGTTTTTAATGGAGATAAATTGGTCATTTTATCAATAACTAGgatgaaattaatttttgtgttattttttaGTTGATCAAAGGTGTAAAGTGCCTATTAAAATATTTTAGGGTATAAAGTGCAACTagtataataatttttttttttttcgacacaGGGGTGCAACTAGTATAATAGATGGTCAGGGTTTTCTACATTTAATCCCACTTTTTATGCCACTAAATTATATCATGTACAAATACGTGAcatagaaaatagaaaactaatCAAAAGTCTACTCTGCGTAGCAGTCACATCACCGGTCAATGTGttcaattgaaacttattttttgtaataaaatgaaagcaagaAATTCACATCACTGAGACCACCATATAGATATAATGCGATCCTTCCCCTGCCTCCTCCGTGTAGCAAGCCATTAGTCATGGAGCAATTTAACCACCTTTTCCCTCTTGGACTTGTTTTGCTATGTTTTCTTTCAGCTTCCTCAGCCATGTCTGCGACCACTATTACCACTGATCAATCATCTCTTCTTACTTTGAGAGCTCACATCATAGAACCTCACCCAATCTTGGCAAAAAACTGGTCTGCTGGCTCTTTTGTGTGTGAGTGGATTGGAGTCACTTGTGGCTCTCGTCATCGGCGAGTGACTGCTTTGAATATTTCAAACATGGGTCTCACGGCATCATCCCTCCTCAGCTTGGAAATCTATCATTTCTGGTTTATCTTAACATGAGCATGAACAGCTTACACGGTGAACTGCCGCATGAATTTGTTCATTTGCGCCGGTTAAAAGTACTTGATTTGGGCGTCAACAATCTTAAGGGAGAATTGCCTCTGTGGATTGGTTCATTTTCTCAACTTCGATACTTCTCTCTTACGAACAATAGTTTCACTGGTCTTATCCCATCCTCCATCTCTAACATGTCGAACTTAGCAACTTCACGTCTTTCATACAACCCTCTTCAAGGAAACATTCCCCCTGGAATTTTCAACATTTCCTCACTGAAAAGGATTGCCCTTCTACGTAATGGCCTATCTGGATCTCTTTCAAGTGATATGTGTTTCCATCTTCCGCGACTAAGTTTCCTTCTTCTGTCACACAACAAGTTAAGTGGTCCATTACCATCAATTACTTTAGCTCAATGTTCAGAACTTCAGGCGCTGGGTTTGGCATACAACGAATTTAGAGGGCCTATACCGAAAGAAATTGGGGACCTGAAGAAGCTTAAGTGGCTATATTTGGATTACAACTATTTAGTAGGTAAGATCCTAATTAATGCTTCTGATTATAATTAGACAAAACAAAGGTAGATCATTTATTCTGGTCTTAAGTTTGAGCAGTTTCAGATGCAGAAATTGATTTGTTATGACTAAAAAACAACACTTTTCTCACAGAATTAGTAACTGTTACCTTTTTGTGTACCAACTGAAAGGaaaaattagtagaaacttTTTGAGCcagaaatttcagaattttcctTCACAGGCTTACAGCTATGAAGATAAGGGATATATGCAGTATGTAAGAATGTGGTCCTCATGGACTAGTTAAAGGacaaaaaacatttttttggtCTTAAGAATCTATGTAGCTAAATTGCGAGAAAGGTCTTGAAGAACAATTAGAGTTTGGGAAAGTATTTTCGTTAAAATATGTTTTTGATTGGGAAAGCAACTCATTTCAAATCTATGGTTTGCTCGAGAAGGTATTGCATGGTCAAAATATAATGCTACATGGAGTACCAATACCAATTGCATGCATCCCTCCAAATAAGTAAGATGGCTGCTTCGTCTATAGTACTCACcagataaagaaaatttacaTGACTTGGGGAGATGTAAGTGACTTTGGTGCACTATGTGACACTGCCGTGACATATTTTGACCATCTAATAATCTTCCGGTTGTTGTGCCAAACTTTCCCTTTGGttcatcatttttctcatttgtattcgTTCTAAAATTAGAAATGAAAAGTTCTATAGGTTGATTCATATGTATGCTCAATATAATTTTGACAGGTTTGATACCACGAGAGATTGGCAACTTATACTTTTTCTAAGTACTCAACTTAGACATCAATAGCTTAACTGGTCCTGTACCAACAGAGATCTTCAACCTCTCAAGATTAATTAGCTTGTCATTTTATGGAATTCAACTTTCTGGCAACCTTCCATCAACATTCGGTTATGGACTTCCCAATTTGGAAGCACTTTACGTCAACAATAATTCCTTTTTTGGAGCTTTACCTAACTCAATTTCAAATTGTTCTAAACTTCGTATTGCTGAACTTTCTCTCAACAAATTCATGGGGTCAAATTCCATCTTCCCTGGGGGACCTCAGGCTCCTTGAACTGCTGAATCTCGGCTTTAACTACTTCACTAGTGACTCCTCATCGGCAGAGTTGAGCTTCATCACCTCATTGACGAATTGCAAGAGTTTGACTCGATTGGCTTTGAGTAACAATCCAATAAATGGGATGCTTCCATATTCAATTGGTAATCTTTCAACTTCCCTTCAGTTATTAGAAGCAAGGGATTGTAAAATCAAGGGAACCATTCCAGATGGAATTGGAAACTTGAGCAGTTTGATTATCTTGAGCCTAACCAACAACGAGTTAAGTGGGCATTTGCCGGCTAGGATAAAAGATCTGCAAAAGCTTCAAGAAATGGATCTTGGTAACAACAAACTAAGCAAAGTCTCACTACATTTTCTTTGTGCTCTCCACAGACTGGGTGCAGTAAATCTAGGAGAAAATAAAATTCTGGGCTCAATTCCAAAGTGCTTGGGAAATCTTACTTCCCTAAGGTATCTTAACCTTAGTTACAATAGACTAACTTCCACCCCACCTGTAGAAATATGGAACCTAAAGGATCTCGTGGGGCTTGACCTTTACTCAAACTTGCTAAGTGGATCTCTGCCTGATGAGATTAAGAATATGAGGATGGCAAGCTGGATAGATTTGTCGATCAATCAGTTCTCAGGTGGCATTCCCAACACATTGGGAGAAATGCAGAActtgaaatttctttttttacaaAACAACAGATTGCAAGGATCAATCCCGGAGTCTATTGGTAAGATGTTAAGCTTGGATACATTGGACCCATCACATAACTTTCTTTCTGGATCAATTCCAATGTCAATGGAGAACCTTCAGTGTCTTACCTATCTCAATGTCTCTTTTAACAATTTAAGTGGTGAAATCCCTTCCAAGGGGCCTTTTGCAAACTTCACTGTTGAATCCTTCACTTCAAATGGAGCACTCTGTGGTGTTCAAAGGTTTCATGTGCCCCCCTGCCCAAGTATTTCAGCTCACAGATTGAGAACTAAAAAGGTGCATCGAATGATGTATATCTTACTAGGGGTAATTCTAACAGTGGGGGCCTTATCCTTTGGATATGTTTACCTAAGATACCGAAGGAAAGATGAGCTTTCTAGTAGAGCAAATTTACCCTTAGTTGCAATGCCAGAAAGAATTTCATATTTTGAGCTTCTAAAAGCAGCTAATGGGTACAATGAAAGCAATTTGTTGGGGACTGGAAGCTTTGGATCTGTTTATAGAGGGGTTCTTGAAGATGGAAGGGTTGTGGCCGTAAAAGTTTTTAATTTACAAATTCAAGGAGAATTCAAGAGTTTTGATGTAGAATGTGAAGTATTGCGTAATTTTCGTCATCGAAACCTCACAAAAGTCATCAGCAGTTGCTCTAACCCTGAGTTTAAGGCATTAGTGCTTTAGTTCATGCCAAATGGGAGTCTTGAGAAGTGGTTGTATTCCCACAACTATTTTCTGGATCTAATTCAAAGATTGGACATATTGATTGATGTGGCAAGTGCATTGCATTATCTCCATTGTGAATATGGAACTACGATAATTCACTGCGATTTGAAGCCAAGTAATGTCTTACTAGATCAAGATATAGTTGCCCATCTAAGTGATGTTGGCCTTACTAAGTTGTTGGGCGAGGAGAACAGCATTACGTACACCAGAACACTAGCTACACTTGGCTATCTTGCACCAGGTGAAAGTTTTTCTTAGACACCTTATAAATTACAATCTCCTCAATAGTTATCTGGCAAATTCCTAAGATTAAACATGTGAATAAATTTAAGAATAAATGATGAATAGATATTTTCTTGCAGAGTATTGATTGGAAGGATTAGTATCGACAAAATGTGATATTTATAGTTTTGGAAACATGATGATGGAAGTTTTCACAAGAACAAATCCCAGCAGTGAAATGTTTGGTGAAAACTTGAGCCTGAGGAGCTGGGTTACTGATGCTATACCTGATAAATTAGCTTGTATTATAGATGCTAATTTGCTAAAGCAAAGTGAAGAGTACTTTCTTGAAAAGCTCAACTGCATATCTCAAATCATGAAAGTGGCTCTGGATTGCACTAGTGATTCTCCAAGGGACAGAAGCAACATACAAGATGTTCTTGTTGTACTGAAAAAATATAGCTTCAATACAGTCCCCAGTATTCAAGGACTTAAAGGTGCGTGTTCTCTCTGAAACTTATAGATTGTAAG encodes:
- the LOC113769121 gene encoding probable LRR receptor-like serine/threonine-protein kinase At4g36180, with the protein product MSMNSLHGELPHEFVHLRRLKVLDLGVNNLKGELPLWIGSFSQLRYFSLTNNSFTGLIPSSISNMSNLATSRLSYNPLQGNIPPGIFNISSLKRIALLRNGLSGSLSSDMCFHLPRLSFLLLSHNKLSGPLPSITLAQCSELQALGLAYNEFRGPIPKEIGDLKKLKWLYLDYNYLVGKILINASDYN
- the LOC113769127 gene encoding receptor kinase-like protein Xa21; the encoded protein is MDFPIWKHFTSTIIPFLELYLTQFQIVLNFVLLNFLSTNSWGQIPSSLGDLRLLELLNLGFNYFTSDSSSAELSFITSLTNCKSLTRLALSNNPINGMLPYSIGNLSTSLQLLEARDCKIKGTIPDGIGNLSSLIILSLTNNELSGHLPARIKDLQKLQEMDLGNNKLSKVSLHFLCALHRLGAVNLGENKILGSIPKCLGNLTSLRYLNLSYNRLTSTPPVEIWNLKDLVGLDLYSNLLSGSLPDEIKNMRMASWIDLSINQFSGGIPNTLGEMQNLKFLFLQNNRLQGSIPESIGKMLSLDTLDPSHNFLSGSIPMSMENLQCLTYLNVSFNNLSGEIPSKGPFANFTVESFTSNGALCGVQRFHVPPCPSISAHRLRTKKVHRMMYILLGVILTVGALSFGYVYLRYRRKDELSSRANLPLVAMPERISYFELLKAANGYNESNLLGTGSFGSVYRGVLEDGRVVAVKVFNLQIQGEFKSFDVECEVLRNFRHRNLTKVISSCSNPEFKALVL